A genomic segment from Brachyhypopomus gauderio isolate BG-103 unplaced genomic scaffold, BGAUD_0.2 sc179, whole genome shotgun sequence encodes:
- the LOC143501927 gene encoding ubiquitin carboxyl-terminal hydrolase 37-like isoform X1 — MRRIIWRKALCQNKETVHTDIYRLHAVVSHLGGSMDSGHYISDVAEEKGECWLKFNDSKVSKKTEPAVLKSRAKTAYLLFYMQSGAGEKNVVPWMVDQGEAAVSP; from the exons ATGAGGAGGATAATCTGGAGAAAAGCTCTGTGCCAGAACAAG GAAACTGTTCACACAGACATCTACAGACTCCACGCTGTGGTGTCTCATTTGGGTGGCAGCATGGACAGTG GGCACTACATCAGCGACGTagctgaggagaaaggagagtgcTGGTTAAAATTCAACGATTCAAAGGTTTCAAAAAAGACAGAGCCAGCCGTCCTTAAGAGCAGGGCAAAAACAGCCTACCTGCTTTTCTACATGCAAAG TGGGGCTGGAGAGAAGAACGTGGTCCCGTGGATGGTGGACCAGGGAGAAGCAGCAGTATCCCCCTaa
- the LOC143501927 gene encoding ubiquitin carboxyl-terminal hydrolase 37-like isoform X2 encodes MRRIIWRKALCQNKETVHTDIYRLHAVVSHLGGSMDRHYISDVAEEKGECWLKFNDSKVSKKTEPAVLKSRAKTAYLLFYMQSGAGEKNVVPWMVDQGEAAVSP; translated from the exons ATGAGGAGGATAATCTGGAGAAAAGCTCTGTGCCAGAACAAG GAAACTGTTCACACAGACATCTACAGACTCCACGCTGTGGTGTCTCATTTGGGTGGCAGCATGGACA GGCACTACATCAGCGACGTagctgaggagaaaggagagtgcTGGTTAAAATTCAACGATTCAAAGGTTTCAAAAAAGACAGAGCCAGCCGTCCTTAAGAGCAGGGCAAAAACAGCCTACCTGCTTTTCTACATGCAAAG TGGGGCTGGAGAGAAGAACGTGGTCCCGTGGATGGTGGACCAGGGAGAAGCAGCAGTATCCCCCTaa
- the LOC143501923 gene encoding uncharacterized protein LOC143501923: protein MGCIYSCMKKKNKEGVNSEVKKKKKQRWWRHIESSSLTQVTDTQSLNVSSSSISCSSSSEGHLTRSNNKLPTEPKNTEGIVPGQSSESFMILSLCIVCFSQRHLLQGFVLSIGAADKDVCSVPMDRFPAVVVEGDFRVQNLQHLLPHIVSSERVTESGQGEGQGHAPTVSAGRDTEIRQLGFPNIGNTCYMNATLQCLLSLSCFWSPIRAQCSSWTDPSSCQMLRCFADLQQGRLTSRSSSKKKKLLRALNACISVRCPAFGEDYEQRFDMLGKKLTNLMDIPSELDLSVLPGVASLGQPLRSACTTA from the exons ATGGGTTGCATTTACTCGTGTATGAAG aaaaagaacaaagagggtGTGAATAGTGaagttaaaaagaagaaaaagcaaaGATGGTGGAGACATATAGAGTCATCCTCCCTGACACAAGTAACTGACACTCAGTCCTTGAAtgtcagctcctcctccatctcttgctcctcttcctctgagggACACTTAACCAG GTCCAACAACAAACTCCCTACTGAACCCAAGAACACGGAAGGGATTGTTCCTGGTCAGAGCTCAGAATCTTTTATGATTTTGTCCCTTTGCATAgtatgttttagtcaaagacacTTACTCCAAGGTTTTGTTCTCTCCATAGGGGCTGCTGATAAAGATGTGTGCTCCGTGCCCATGGATAG ATTTCCGGCTGTTGTGGTAGAGGGAGACTTTCGTGTGCAGAATTTGCAGCACCTGTTACCGCACATCGTCAGTAGTGAAAGGGTGACTGAGAGTGGCCAGGGTGAGGgccaaggacacgcccccactgtTTCTGctggcagagacacagagatccGACAGCTCGG GTTTCCCAACATTGGGAATACATGTTATATGAACGCCACTCTGCAGTGTCTTCTgagtctctcctgcttctggagccccatcagagctcagtgctccagctggacggatccatccagctgccagatgctcaG atgttttgcagatctacagcaaggcaggctcactagtcgtagctcttcaaagaagaagaagctcctgagagccctgaatgcctgtatttcagtcagatgccctgcgtttggagaggactacgaacag AGGTTTGACATGCTGGGCAAGAAACTAACAAACCTAATGGACATCCCCTCAGAGCTGgacctctctgtcctccctggAGTGGCTTCACTCGGGCAACCGTTAAGGTCAGCTTGTACAACGGCCTGA